One genomic window of Salvia miltiorrhiza cultivar Shanhuang (shh) chromosome 4, IMPLAD_Smil_shh, whole genome shotgun sequence includes the following:
- the LOC131021568 gene encoding uncharacterized protein LOC131021568 yields MSTKKARTESKFMRYIKGPVKILARARDLYVRSMTSCAGHAAVGVPNLHFQSLPRSFSANSSYSDHTSRDDDLRELIRVASTRRKAELLRSSPMAAGGVPAFPRSRTVTVGRIDEDKPCEFGGDGVGVRPEVYLRSKTYAPSRSSMV; encoded by the coding sequence ATGAGCACTAAAAAGGCTCGCACAGAGAGCAAATTCATGAGATACATCAAAGGGCCCGTTAAAATCCTGGCCCGAGCCCGGGATTTGTACGTGCGGAGCATGACCTCCTGCGCCGGCCACGCCGCCGTCGGCGTTCCCAACCTCCATTTCCAAAGTCTTCCGAGAAGCTTCAGCGCCAACTCATCCTACTCAGATCACACTTCCAGAGACGACGATTTGCGGGAGCTTATTAGGGTTGCTTCCACTCGCAGGAAGGCCGAGCTCCTCCGCTCGTCGCCGATGGCTGCAGGCGGCGTGCCGGCCTTTCCTCGCAGCCGCACGGTTACCGTTGGCAGGATCGATGAAGATAAGCCTTGTGAATTTGGTGGCGACGGCGTCGGAGTGAGGCCGGAAGTTTACCTTAGGAGCAAAACTTATGCGCCTTCAAGAAGTAGCATGGTGTGA